The genomic region ACTGTTGATAGATAAAGTTTTTTAACTTTGTTTGTCAACAGTTTTTTTATGTCTATTCCGAAATTTAAAGATTATCTTCTTTTAGAGAAGAATTATTCCCTCCATACTCTTAAGGCTTATGAAGCCGATCTTCTCTCATTTCATGAATTTTTATTGGCTGAATTTGAATGTTCGGATTTAAAGAATGTGGATTATGCCCAAATCCGGAACTGGATTGTTTCTCTATCAGAATCAGGTGTATCTAATAGAAGTATAAATCGTAAGATCTCTTCGCTAAAATCCTATTATTATTTTCTGCAAAAAGTAGGGGAGCTGTCTATTTCACCTTTACAAAAACATCGGCCGCTTAAAATGGCAAAAAAGCTGCAGGTGCCATTTTCTAAAGTAGAAGTGGCCACTGTAATTAATGATATTGACACGGATAGCTTTGAAGGGATACGCGATAAAGCGATTATAGAGTTGTTTTATTCGGCAGGTTTAAGGCGAATTGAATTGATAAACCTGGGAATTAATGATCTGGATCTTGCCAGACTTAATATTAAAGTGCTTGGGAAAAGAAATAAAGAAAGATATCTGCCGTTATTAAAGAGTGTAGCGAAGACGATTGAATTGTATATAGAGCAACGAAGCCATATTGTGCCTGATACTGCAAAAACTTCCCGTTTATTTATCTCTTCTAAAGGAGACAAAATGAGCGAAAGTCTTGTTTATAGAATAATAAATACTTATTTTAGTAAGGTGTCGGCTAAAGTAAAGAAAAGTCCTCATATACTTAGACATTCCTTTGCCACGCACTTATTGAATGAAGGAGCAAACTTAAATGCGGTAAAAGAACTCTTAGGTCATTCTAGCCTGGCGGCTACTCAGATCTATACGCATAATAGTATTGCAGAGCTCAAAAATATTCATTCGAAAGCTCATCCTCGTAACAATAAGGACTAGCTTAACCTTTTTGTTTAATTAAATTTTTGAAATTATGAAAGTAAACGTGCAATCTGTAAACTTTAACGCAGATCAGAAGCTGATTGGTTTTATTCAGAAAAAAATGGATAAACTAGAGAATTTCTACAGCAAGGTTATTTTTGCGGATGTTTATCTGAAAGTTCAGAAAACAAGTGATAAGGAAAATAAGATTACAGAAATTTTGCTGAGTATTCCAGGAGGG from Zunongwangia profunda SM-A87 harbors:
- a CDS encoding tyrosine-type recombinase/integrase — its product is MSIPKFKDYLLLEKNYSLHTLKAYEADLLSFHEFLLAEFECSDLKNVDYAQIRNWIVSLSESGVSNRSINRKISSLKSYYYFLQKVGELSISPLQKHRPLKMAKKLQVPFSKVEVATVINDIDTDSFEGIRDKAIIELFYSAGLRRIELINLGINDLDLARLNIKVLGKRNKERYLPLLKSVAKTIELYIEQRSHIVPDTAKTSRLFISSKGDKMSESLVYRIINTYFSKVSAKVKKSPHILRHSFATHLLNEGANLNAVKELLGHSSLAATQIYTHNSIAELKNIHSKAHPRNNKD
- the hpf gene encoding ribosome hibernation-promoting factor, HPF/YfiA family; protein product: MKVNVQSVNFNADQKLIGFIQKKMDKLENFYSKVIFADVYLKVQKTSDKENKITEILLSIPGGDVMVKKTCKTFEECVDECVNSLQRQLIKRKEKSKAYA